In Rutidosis leptorrhynchoides isolate AG116_Rl617_1_P2 chromosome 2, CSIRO_AGI_Rlap_v1, whole genome shotgun sequence, one genomic interval encodes:
- the LOC139890831 gene encoding protein MALE DISCOVERER 2-like isoform X2 — protein MRAMGDRWTTYKFSLSRFSLLILVLILIQGCSSLNPEGLALLDFRVGVSHDPRGAFASWNPDDSDPCSWSFVHCVDGNVHMLNLSGLSLEGVLAPEIANLTHLRRLVLSQNKFRGVIPEELGKLTMLELLDLRDNNFSGQIPSELGRMHSLKRLLLCNNNFEGLIPIEVRTLNFLYEMQYDENLLALVANGIGCLNRKFGRCVMQGGSNLQKKADSFLIQLKELVHRYLNPFQLFRNYKNSLNDCAIWEKCEPEPELVENIVRRKLAEESQNLAAAPSPNNGMGPPKIISLPTSRSSGSFPAVPKDKKEQNPPPPPPIAVIQDTPKNPTSATNQNPESKSDGQFEESDSDKWKIWFIISFCILLLIIIAVALWCVCRSRAVKTIGPWRSGISGQLQKAFVTGVPKLNRTELETACEDFSNIIETTEAYTVYKGTLSSGVEIGVVSTSILSLKDWSKRAELSFRKKIDALSRVNHKNFVNLLGYCEEDEPFARMMVFEYAPNGSLSEHIHVKELEHLDWSSRMRIIMGIAYCLEYMHELNPPVPHTNLTSTVIRLTDDYAPKVAEMCFWKDLISKAKISADSESEHSALPPLVDTETNVYCFGILMLEVVSGKLPYSDEQGHLVDWAAQYLNDKRNISHMVDPTLESFKHHELDVICEVIEECIHQDPRKRLTMKEVVTKLREVLRISPEQAIPRLSPLWWAELEILSGEAP, from the exons ATGCGCGCAATGGGGGATAGATGGACAACATATAAATTCAGTTTATCTCGTTTCTCGCTTTTGATTCTTGTTCTAATTCTAATTCAAGGATGTTCTTCACTTAACCCCGAGG GTTTGGCCTTGTTGGATTTTCGGGTAGGAGTATCTCATGATCCACGTGGCGCATTCGCAAGTTGGAATCCCGATGACAGTGATCCATGTTCGTGGTCTTTTGTGCATTGTGTTGATGGTAATGTTCACATGCT GAATCTCAGCGGGTTATCTTTGGAAGGAGTTTTGGCACCTGAGATAGCGAACCTCACACATTTGAGACGTCT TGTCCTCTCGCAGAATAAGTTTCGTGGGGTTATTCCGGAAGAGCTTGGCAAACTTACGATGTTGGAATTACTAGATTTGCGGGATAATAACTTCAGTGGACAAATTCCATCGGAGCTAGGAAGGATGCATTCATTAAAACGGTT GTTGCTCTGTAACAACAATTTTGAAGGATTGATTCCCATTGAAGTCAGGACTCTCAACTTTCTATATGAAATGCAATACGATGAAAACCTTTTAGCCCTTGTTGCCAATGGGATTGGTTGTCTAAATAGGAAGTTTGGACGATG TGTAATGCAGGGAGGTTCAAATCTTCAAAAGAAAGCCGATTCTTTTCTGATACAGCTGAAAGAATTAGTTCACAGATACCTCAATCCATTCCAACT TTTCAGGAATTACAAGAACTCCTTGAATGATTGCGCCATCTGGGAAAAAT GTGAACCAGAACCAGAACTAGTCGAGAACATTGTACGTCGAAAGCTAGCTGAAGAGTCTCAAAACCTAGCAGCCGCACCTTCTCCTAATAACGGGATGGGCCCACCGAAGATCATATCTCTCCCAACTAGTAGAAGCAGCGGATCGTTTCCCGCTGTACCCAAGGACAAGAAAGAACAAAATCCACCGCCGCCACCTCCAATTGCCGTCATTCAAGATACTCCGAAAAACCCGACTTCAGCAACAAATCAGAATCCAGAAAGTAAAAGTGATGGCCAATTTGAAGAAAGTGATTCAGATAAATGGAAGATTTGGTTTATAATATCTTTTTGCATACTTTTGCTGATAATAATCGCTGTAGCTCTCTGGTGCGTGTGTCGAAGTCGTGCGGTTAAGACCATAGGTCCTTGGAGGTCTGGTATCAGTGGACAATTGCAAAAAGCTTTTGTTACTG GTGTTCCAAAGCTAAACCGAACCGAGCTAGAAACAGCATGTGAGGATTTCAGCAATATTATTGAGACAACCGAAGCTTATACAGTATACAAAGGAACGTTATCTAGCGGGGTTGAGATCGGTGTGGTGTCAACTTCCATTCTCAGTCTCAAAGATTGGTCAAAGCGTGCAGAACTAAGTTTCCGTAAGAAG ATTGATGCGTTGTCACGGGTTAATCACAAAAACTTTGTTAATCTTCTCGGTTATTGTGAAGAGGACGAACCGTTTGCTAGGATGATGGTGTTTGAATATGCTCCTAATGGCTCACTCTCGGAACACATACACG TTAAAGAACTTGAACATCTTGATTGGAGTTCGAGGATGAGAATTATAATGGGAATAGCGTATTGTCTTGAGTACATGCACGAGTTAAATCCTCCCGTACCGCATACCAATCTGACTTCAACAGTGATACGTTTGACCGACGATTATGCGCCCAAA GTTGCGGAGATGTGTTTCTGGAAAGATTTGATATCAAAAGCAAAGATATCAGCAGATTCTGAATCGGAGCATTCTGCACTGCCACCACTCGTTGATACAGAGACGAACGTCTATTGTTTTGGTATCCTAATGCTCGAAGTCGTTTCGGGCAAGCTTCCTTATTCTGATGAACAAGGGCATCTTGTAGATTGG GCTGCACAATATTTGAACGATAAAAGAAACATCAGTCACATGGTTGACCCAACATTAGAATCATTTAAGCACCACGAACTTGACGTAATATGTGAGGTTATAGAAGAATGCATTCATCAGGATCCTCGAAAAAGACTAACGATGAAAGAAGTGGTTACAAAGCTAAGGGAAGTGCTTCGTATTTCACCAGAACAAGCAATTCCTAGACTCTCCCCGCTTTGGTGGGCTGAGCTCGAGATCTTATCCGGAGAGGCACCATAA
- the LOC139890831 gene encoding protein MALE DISCOVERER 2-like isoform X1, translating into MRAMGDRWTTYKFSLSRFSLLILVLILIQGCSSLNPEGLALLDFRVGVSHDPRGAFASWNPDDSDPCSWSFVHCVDGNVHMLNLSGLSLEGVLAPEIANLTHLRRLVLSQNKFRGVIPEELGKLTMLELLDLRDNNFSGQIPSELGRMHSLKRLLLCNNNFEGLIPIEVRTLNFLYEMQYDENLLALVANGIGCLNRKFGRCVMQGGSNLQKKADSFLIQLKELVHRYLNPFQLFRNYKNSLNDCAIWEKLGEPEPELVENIVRRKLAEESQNLAAAPSPNNGMGPPKIISLPTSRSSGSFPAVPKDKKEQNPPPPPPIAVIQDTPKNPTSATNQNPESKSDGQFEESDSDKWKIWFIISFCILLLIIIAVALWCVCRSRAVKTIGPWRSGISGQLQKAFVTGVPKLNRTELETACEDFSNIIETTEAYTVYKGTLSSGVEIGVVSTSILSLKDWSKRAELSFRKKIDALSRVNHKNFVNLLGYCEEDEPFARMMVFEYAPNGSLSEHIHVKELEHLDWSSRMRIIMGIAYCLEYMHELNPPVPHTNLTSTVIRLTDDYAPKVAEMCFWKDLISKAKISADSESEHSALPPLVDTETNVYCFGILMLEVVSGKLPYSDEQGHLVDWAAQYLNDKRNISHMVDPTLESFKHHELDVICEVIEECIHQDPRKRLTMKEVVTKLREVLRISPEQAIPRLSPLWWAELEILSGEAP; encoded by the exons ATGCGCGCAATGGGGGATAGATGGACAACATATAAATTCAGTTTATCTCGTTTCTCGCTTTTGATTCTTGTTCTAATTCTAATTCAAGGATGTTCTTCACTTAACCCCGAGG GTTTGGCCTTGTTGGATTTTCGGGTAGGAGTATCTCATGATCCACGTGGCGCATTCGCAAGTTGGAATCCCGATGACAGTGATCCATGTTCGTGGTCTTTTGTGCATTGTGTTGATGGTAATGTTCACATGCT GAATCTCAGCGGGTTATCTTTGGAAGGAGTTTTGGCACCTGAGATAGCGAACCTCACACATTTGAGACGTCT TGTCCTCTCGCAGAATAAGTTTCGTGGGGTTATTCCGGAAGAGCTTGGCAAACTTACGATGTTGGAATTACTAGATTTGCGGGATAATAACTTCAGTGGACAAATTCCATCGGAGCTAGGAAGGATGCATTCATTAAAACGGTT GTTGCTCTGTAACAACAATTTTGAAGGATTGATTCCCATTGAAGTCAGGACTCTCAACTTTCTATATGAAATGCAATACGATGAAAACCTTTTAGCCCTTGTTGCCAATGGGATTGGTTGTCTAAATAGGAAGTTTGGACGATG TGTAATGCAGGGAGGTTCAAATCTTCAAAAGAAAGCCGATTCTTTTCTGATACAGCTGAAAGAATTAGTTCACAGATACCTCAATCCATTCCAACT TTTCAGGAATTACAAGAACTCCTTGAATGATTGCGCCATCTGGGAAAAAT TAGGTGAACCAGAACCAGAACTAGTCGAGAACATTGTACGTCGAAAGCTAGCTGAAGAGTCTCAAAACCTAGCAGCCGCACCTTCTCCTAATAACGGGATGGGCCCACCGAAGATCATATCTCTCCCAACTAGTAGAAGCAGCGGATCGTTTCCCGCTGTACCCAAGGACAAGAAAGAACAAAATCCACCGCCGCCACCTCCAATTGCCGTCATTCAAGATACTCCGAAAAACCCGACTTCAGCAACAAATCAGAATCCAGAAAGTAAAAGTGATGGCCAATTTGAAGAAAGTGATTCAGATAAATGGAAGATTTGGTTTATAATATCTTTTTGCATACTTTTGCTGATAATAATCGCTGTAGCTCTCTGGTGCGTGTGTCGAAGTCGTGCGGTTAAGACCATAGGTCCTTGGAGGTCTGGTATCAGTGGACAATTGCAAAAAGCTTTTGTTACTG GTGTTCCAAAGCTAAACCGAACCGAGCTAGAAACAGCATGTGAGGATTTCAGCAATATTATTGAGACAACCGAAGCTTATACAGTATACAAAGGAACGTTATCTAGCGGGGTTGAGATCGGTGTGGTGTCAACTTCCATTCTCAGTCTCAAAGATTGGTCAAAGCGTGCAGAACTAAGTTTCCGTAAGAAG ATTGATGCGTTGTCACGGGTTAATCACAAAAACTTTGTTAATCTTCTCGGTTATTGTGAAGAGGACGAACCGTTTGCTAGGATGATGGTGTTTGAATATGCTCCTAATGGCTCACTCTCGGAACACATACACG TTAAAGAACTTGAACATCTTGATTGGAGTTCGAGGATGAGAATTATAATGGGAATAGCGTATTGTCTTGAGTACATGCACGAGTTAAATCCTCCCGTACCGCATACCAATCTGACTTCAACAGTGATACGTTTGACCGACGATTATGCGCCCAAA GTTGCGGAGATGTGTTTCTGGAAAGATTTGATATCAAAAGCAAAGATATCAGCAGATTCTGAATCGGAGCATTCTGCACTGCCACCACTCGTTGATACAGAGACGAACGTCTATTGTTTTGGTATCCTAATGCTCGAAGTCGTTTCGGGCAAGCTTCCTTATTCTGATGAACAAGGGCATCTTGTAGATTGG GCTGCACAATATTTGAACGATAAAAGAAACATCAGTCACATGGTTGACCCAACATTAGAATCATTTAAGCACCACGAACTTGACGTAATATGTGAGGTTATAGAAGAATGCATTCATCAGGATCCTCGAAAAAGACTAACGATGAAAGAAGTGGTTACAAAGCTAAGGGAAGTGCTTCGTATTTCACCAGAACAAGCAATTCCTAGACTCTCCCCGCTTTGGTGGGCTGAGCTCGAGATCTTATCCGGAGAGGCACCATAA
- the LOC139890831 gene encoding protein MALE DISCOVERER 2-like isoform X4: MRAMGDRWTTYKFSLSRFSLLILVLILIQGCSSLNPEGLALLDFRVGVSHDPRGAFASWNPDDSDPCSWSFVHCVDGNVHMLNLSGLSLEGVLAPEIANLTHLRRLVLSQNKFRGVIPEELGKLTMLELLDLRDNNFSGQIPSELGRMHSLKRLLLCNNNFEGLIPIEVRTLNFLYEMQYDENLLALVANGIGCLNRKFGRCVMQGGSNLQKKADSFLIQLKELVHRYLNPFQLNYKNSLNDCAIWEKCEPEPELVENIVRRKLAEESQNLAAAPSPNNGMGPPKIISLPTSRSSGSFPAVPKDKKEQNPPPPPPIAVIQDTPKNPTSATNQNPESKSDGQFEESDSDKWKIWFIISFCILLLIIIAVALWCVCRSRAVKTIGPWRSGISGQLQKAFVTGVPKLNRTELETACEDFSNIIETTEAYTVYKGTLSSGVEIGVVSTSILSLKDWSKRAELSFRKKIDALSRVNHKNFVNLLGYCEEDEPFARMMVFEYAPNGSLSEHIHVKELEHLDWSSRMRIIMGIAYCLEYMHELNPPVPHTNLTSTVIRLTDDYAPKVAEMCFWKDLISKAKISADSESEHSALPPLVDTETNVYCFGILMLEVVSGKLPYSDEQGHLVDWAAQYLNDKRNISHMVDPTLESFKHHELDVICEVIEECIHQDPRKRLTMKEVVTKLREVLRISPEQAIPRLSPLWWAELEILSGEAP; this comes from the exons ATGCGCGCAATGGGGGATAGATGGACAACATATAAATTCAGTTTATCTCGTTTCTCGCTTTTGATTCTTGTTCTAATTCTAATTCAAGGATGTTCTTCACTTAACCCCGAGG GTTTGGCCTTGTTGGATTTTCGGGTAGGAGTATCTCATGATCCACGTGGCGCATTCGCAAGTTGGAATCCCGATGACAGTGATCCATGTTCGTGGTCTTTTGTGCATTGTGTTGATGGTAATGTTCACATGCT GAATCTCAGCGGGTTATCTTTGGAAGGAGTTTTGGCACCTGAGATAGCGAACCTCACACATTTGAGACGTCT TGTCCTCTCGCAGAATAAGTTTCGTGGGGTTATTCCGGAAGAGCTTGGCAAACTTACGATGTTGGAATTACTAGATTTGCGGGATAATAACTTCAGTGGACAAATTCCATCGGAGCTAGGAAGGATGCATTCATTAAAACGGTT GTTGCTCTGTAACAACAATTTTGAAGGATTGATTCCCATTGAAGTCAGGACTCTCAACTTTCTATATGAAATGCAATACGATGAAAACCTTTTAGCCCTTGTTGCCAATGGGATTGGTTGTCTAAATAGGAAGTTTGGACGATG TGTAATGCAGGGAGGTTCAAATCTTCAAAAGAAAGCCGATTCTTTTCTGATACAGCTGAAAGAATTAGTTCACAGATACCTCAATCCATTCCAACT GAATTACAAGAACTCCTTGAATGATTGCGCCATCTGGGAAAAAT GTGAACCAGAACCAGAACTAGTCGAGAACATTGTACGTCGAAAGCTAGCTGAAGAGTCTCAAAACCTAGCAGCCGCACCTTCTCCTAATAACGGGATGGGCCCACCGAAGATCATATCTCTCCCAACTAGTAGAAGCAGCGGATCGTTTCCCGCTGTACCCAAGGACAAGAAAGAACAAAATCCACCGCCGCCACCTCCAATTGCCGTCATTCAAGATACTCCGAAAAACCCGACTTCAGCAACAAATCAGAATCCAGAAAGTAAAAGTGATGGCCAATTTGAAGAAAGTGATTCAGATAAATGGAAGATTTGGTTTATAATATCTTTTTGCATACTTTTGCTGATAATAATCGCTGTAGCTCTCTGGTGCGTGTGTCGAAGTCGTGCGGTTAAGACCATAGGTCCTTGGAGGTCTGGTATCAGTGGACAATTGCAAAAAGCTTTTGTTACTG GTGTTCCAAAGCTAAACCGAACCGAGCTAGAAACAGCATGTGAGGATTTCAGCAATATTATTGAGACAACCGAAGCTTATACAGTATACAAAGGAACGTTATCTAGCGGGGTTGAGATCGGTGTGGTGTCAACTTCCATTCTCAGTCTCAAAGATTGGTCAAAGCGTGCAGAACTAAGTTTCCGTAAGAAG ATTGATGCGTTGTCACGGGTTAATCACAAAAACTTTGTTAATCTTCTCGGTTATTGTGAAGAGGACGAACCGTTTGCTAGGATGATGGTGTTTGAATATGCTCCTAATGGCTCACTCTCGGAACACATACACG TTAAAGAACTTGAACATCTTGATTGGAGTTCGAGGATGAGAATTATAATGGGAATAGCGTATTGTCTTGAGTACATGCACGAGTTAAATCCTCCCGTACCGCATACCAATCTGACTTCAACAGTGATACGTTTGACCGACGATTATGCGCCCAAA GTTGCGGAGATGTGTTTCTGGAAAGATTTGATATCAAAAGCAAAGATATCAGCAGATTCTGAATCGGAGCATTCTGCACTGCCACCACTCGTTGATACAGAGACGAACGTCTATTGTTTTGGTATCCTAATGCTCGAAGTCGTTTCGGGCAAGCTTCCTTATTCTGATGAACAAGGGCATCTTGTAGATTGG GCTGCACAATATTTGAACGATAAAAGAAACATCAGTCACATGGTTGACCCAACATTAGAATCATTTAAGCACCACGAACTTGACGTAATATGTGAGGTTATAGAAGAATGCATTCATCAGGATCCTCGAAAAAGACTAACGATGAAAGAAGTGGTTACAAAGCTAAGGGAAGTGCTTCGTATTTCACCAGAACAAGCAATTCCTAGACTCTCCCCGCTTTGGTGGGCTGAGCTCGAGATCTTATCCGGAGAGGCACCATAA
- the LOC139890831 gene encoding protein MALE DISCOVERER 1-like isoform X5 — MLELLDLRDNNFSGQIPSELGRMHSLKRLLLCNNNFEGLIPIEVRTLNFLYEMQYDENLLALVANGIGCLNRKFGRCVMQGGSNLQKKADSFLIQLKELVHRYLNPFQLFRNYKNSLNDCAIWEKLGEPEPELVENIVRRKLAEESQNLAAAPSPNNGMGPPKIISLPTSRSSGSFPAVPKDKKEQNPPPPPPIAVIQDTPKNPTSATNQNPESKSDGQFEESDSDKWKIWFIISFCILLLIIIAVALWCVCRSRAVKTIGPWRSGISGQLQKAFVTGVPKLNRTELETACEDFSNIIETTEAYTVYKGTLSSGVEIGVVSTSILSLKDWSKRAELSFRKKIDALSRVNHKNFVNLLGYCEEDEPFARMMVFEYAPNGSLSEHIHVKELEHLDWSSRMRIIMGIAYCLEYMHELNPPVPHTNLTSTVIRLTDDYAPKVAEMCFWKDLISKAKISADSESEHSALPPLVDTETNVYCFGILMLEVVSGKLPYSDEQGHLVDWAAQYLNDKRNISHMVDPTLESFKHHELDVICEVIEECIHQDPRKRLTMKEVVTKLREVLRISPEQAIPRLSPLWWAELEILSGEAP, encoded by the exons ATGTTGGAATTACTAGATTTGCGGGATAATAACTTCAGTGGACAAATTCCATCGGAGCTAGGAAGGATGCATTCATTAAAACGGTT GTTGCTCTGTAACAACAATTTTGAAGGATTGATTCCCATTGAAGTCAGGACTCTCAACTTTCTATATGAAATGCAATACGATGAAAACCTTTTAGCCCTTGTTGCCAATGGGATTGGTTGTCTAAATAGGAAGTTTGGACGATG TGTAATGCAGGGAGGTTCAAATCTTCAAAAGAAAGCCGATTCTTTTCTGATACAGCTGAAAGAATTAGTTCACAGATACCTCAATCCATTCCAACT TTTCAGGAATTACAAGAACTCCTTGAATGATTGCGCCATCTGGGAAAAAT TAGGTGAACCAGAACCAGAACTAGTCGAGAACATTGTACGTCGAAAGCTAGCTGAAGAGTCTCAAAACCTAGCAGCCGCACCTTCTCCTAATAACGGGATGGGCCCACCGAAGATCATATCTCTCCCAACTAGTAGAAGCAGCGGATCGTTTCCCGCTGTACCCAAGGACAAGAAAGAACAAAATCCACCGCCGCCACCTCCAATTGCCGTCATTCAAGATACTCCGAAAAACCCGACTTCAGCAACAAATCAGAATCCAGAAAGTAAAAGTGATGGCCAATTTGAAGAAAGTGATTCAGATAAATGGAAGATTTGGTTTATAATATCTTTTTGCATACTTTTGCTGATAATAATCGCTGTAGCTCTCTGGTGCGTGTGTCGAAGTCGTGCGGTTAAGACCATAGGTCCTTGGAGGTCTGGTATCAGTGGACAATTGCAAAAAGCTTTTGTTACTG GTGTTCCAAAGCTAAACCGAACCGAGCTAGAAACAGCATGTGAGGATTTCAGCAATATTATTGAGACAACCGAAGCTTATACAGTATACAAAGGAACGTTATCTAGCGGGGTTGAGATCGGTGTGGTGTCAACTTCCATTCTCAGTCTCAAAGATTGGTCAAAGCGTGCAGAACTAAGTTTCCGTAAGAAG ATTGATGCGTTGTCACGGGTTAATCACAAAAACTTTGTTAATCTTCTCGGTTATTGTGAAGAGGACGAACCGTTTGCTAGGATGATGGTGTTTGAATATGCTCCTAATGGCTCACTCTCGGAACACATACACG TTAAAGAACTTGAACATCTTGATTGGAGTTCGAGGATGAGAATTATAATGGGAATAGCGTATTGTCTTGAGTACATGCACGAGTTAAATCCTCCCGTACCGCATACCAATCTGACTTCAACAGTGATACGTTTGACCGACGATTATGCGCCCAAA GTTGCGGAGATGTGTTTCTGGAAAGATTTGATATCAAAAGCAAAGATATCAGCAGATTCTGAATCGGAGCATTCTGCACTGCCACCACTCGTTGATACAGAGACGAACGTCTATTGTTTTGGTATCCTAATGCTCGAAGTCGTTTCGGGCAAGCTTCCTTATTCTGATGAACAAGGGCATCTTGTAGATTGG GCTGCACAATATTTGAACGATAAAAGAAACATCAGTCACATGGTTGACCCAACATTAGAATCATTTAAGCACCACGAACTTGACGTAATATGTGAGGTTATAGAAGAATGCATTCATCAGGATCCTCGAAAAAGACTAACGATGAAAGAAGTGGTTACAAAGCTAAGGGAAGTGCTTCGTATTTCACCAGAACAAGCAATTCCTAGACTCTCCCCGCTTTGGTGGGCTGAGCTCGAGATCTTATCCGGAGAGGCACCATAA
- the LOC139890831 gene encoding protein MALE DISCOVERER 2-like isoform X3, protein MRAMGDRWTTYKFSLSRFSLLILVLILIQGCSSLNPEGLALLDFRVGVSHDPRGAFASWNPDDSDPCSWSFVHCVDGNVHMLNLSGLSLEGVLAPEIANLTHLRRLVLSQNKFRGVIPEELGKLTMLELLDLRDNNFSGQIPSELGRMHSLKRLLLCNNNFEGLIPIEVRTLNFLYEMQYDENLLALVANGIGCLNRKFGRCVMQGGSNLQKKADSFLIQLKELVHRYLNPFQLNYKNSLNDCAIWEKLGEPEPELVENIVRRKLAEESQNLAAAPSPNNGMGPPKIISLPTSRSSGSFPAVPKDKKEQNPPPPPPIAVIQDTPKNPTSATNQNPESKSDGQFEESDSDKWKIWFIISFCILLLIIIAVALWCVCRSRAVKTIGPWRSGISGQLQKAFVTGVPKLNRTELETACEDFSNIIETTEAYTVYKGTLSSGVEIGVVSTSILSLKDWSKRAELSFRKKIDALSRVNHKNFVNLLGYCEEDEPFARMMVFEYAPNGSLSEHIHVKELEHLDWSSRMRIIMGIAYCLEYMHELNPPVPHTNLTSTVIRLTDDYAPKVAEMCFWKDLISKAKISADSESEHSALPPLVDTETNVYCFGILMLEVVSGKLPYSDEQGHLVDWAAQYLNDKRNISHMVDPTLESFKHHELDVICEVIEECIHQDPRKRLTMKEVVTKLREVLRISPEQAIPRLSPLWWAELEILSGEAP, encoded by the exons ATGCGCGCAATGGGGGATAGATGGACAACATATAAATTCAGTTTATCTCGTTTCTCGCTTTTGATTCTTGTTCTAATTCTAATTCAAGGATGTTCTTCACTTAACCCCGAGG GTTTGGCCTTGTTGGATTTTCGGGTAGGAGTATCTCATGATCCACGTGGCGCATTCGCAAGTTGGAATCCCGATGACAGTGATCCATGTTCGTGGTCTTTTGTGCATTGTGTTGATGGTAATGTTCACATGCT GAATCTCAGCGGGTTATCTTTGGAAGGAGTTTTGGCACCTGAGATAGCGAACCTCACACATTTGAGACGTCT TGTCCTCTCGCAGAATAAGTTTCGTGGGGTTATTCCGGAAGAGCTTGGCAAACTTACGATGTTGGAATTACTAGATTTGCGGGATAATAACTTCAGTGGACAAATTCCATCGGAGCTAGGAAGGATGCATTCATTAAAACGGTT GTTGCTCTGTAACAACAATTTTGAAGGATTGATTCCCATTGAAGTCAGGACTCTCAACTTTCTATATGAAATGCAATACGATGAAAACCTTTTAGCCCTTGTTGCCAATGGGATTGGTTGTCTAAATAGGAAGTTTGGACGATG TGTAATGCAGGGAGGTTCAAATCTTCAAAAGAAAGCCGATTCTTTTCTGATACAGCTGAAAGAATTAGTTCACAGATACCTCAATCCATTCCAACT GAATTACAAGAACTCCTTGAATGATTGCGCCATCTGGGAAAAAT TAGGTGAACCAGAACCAGAACTAGTCGAGAACATTGTACGTCGAAAGCTAGCTGAAGAGTCTCAAAACCTAGCAGCCGCACCTTCTCCTAATAACGGGATGGGCCCACCGAAGATCATATCTCTCCCAACTAGTAGAAGCAGCGGATCGTTTCCCGCTGTACCCAAGGACAAGAAAGAACAAAATCCACCGCCGCCACCTCCAATTGCCGTCATTCAAGATACTCCGAAAAACCCGACTTCAGCAACAAATCAGAATCCAGAAAGTAAAAGTGATGGCCAATTTGAAGAAAGTGATTCAGATAAATGGAAGATTTGGTTTATAATATCTTTTTGCATACTTTTGCTGATAATAATCGCTGTAGCTCTCTGGTGCGTGTGTCGAAGTCGTGCGGTTAAGACCATAGGTCCTTGGAGGTCTGGTATCAGTGGACAATTGCAAAAAGCTTTTGTTACTG GTGTTCCAAAGCTAAACCGAACCGAGCTAGAAACAGCATGTGAGGATTTCAGCAATATTATTGAGACAACCGAAGCTTATACAGTATACAAAGGAACGTTATCTAGCGGGGTTGAGATCGGTGTGGTGTCAACTTCCATTCTCAGTCTCAAAGATTGGTCAAAGCGTGCAGAACTAAGTTTCCGTAAGAAG ATTGATGCGTTGTCACGGGTTAATCACAAAAACTTTGTTAATCTTCTCGGTTATTGTGAAGAGGACGAACCGTTTGCTAGGATGATGGTGTTTGAATATGCTCCTAATGGCTCACTCTCGGAACACATACACG TTAAAGAACTTGAACATCTTGATTGGAGTTCGAGGATGAGAATTATAATGGGAATAGCGTATTGTCTTGAGTACATGCACGAGTTAAATCCTCCCGTACCGCATACCAATCTGACTTCAACAGTGATACGTTTGACCGACGATTATGCGCCCAAA GTTGCGGAGATGTGTTTCTGGAAAGATTTGATATCAAAAGCAAAGATATCAGCAGATTCTGAATCGGAGCATTCTGCACTGCCACCACTCGTTGATACAGAGACGAACGTCTATTGTTTTGGTATCCTAATGCTCGAAGTCGTTTCGGGCAAGCTTCCTTATTCTGATGAACAAGGGCATCTTGTAGATTGG GCTGCACAATATTTGAACGATAAAAGAAACATCAGTCACATGGTTGACCCAACATTAGAATCATTTAAGCACCACGAACTTGACGTAATATGTGAGGTTATAGAAGAATGCATTCATCAGGATCCTCGAAAAAGACTAACGATGAAAGAAGTGGTTACAAAGCTAAGGGAAGTGCTTCGTATTTCACCAGAACAAGCAATTCCTAGACTCTCCCCGCTTTGGTGGGCTGAGCTCGAGATCTTATCCGGAGAGGCACCATAA